TCGAGCGAGTGGGTGGTCAAGACGAGCTTCGCCCCGCTGAGCTGCTTGACCAGACAGCCCGCCAAGTGCGTGTACCAGGTGTGGCAGTGGACGATGTCGGCCTCGCCCACCAGCCCGGCCATCACCAGGTTGCGCTGCACGGTGTCCATGAACTTGGCGTGGCGCGGGTCCTGCGCGGGCAACGTGAATCCGGCCTCTACGCCCTGCACGCGCAGCTTGCCCGAACTCTCGGCCTGGTCGCCAAACGAGAAGACATTCACCTCGTGCGCGCCGCCGTCCAGCCGCAGCAGCTCGCGGCTGAGGTATTCGACGTGGACGCCGGCCCCACCGTAGATGTAGGGCGGGTACTCGTTGGTCAGCAGGGTGATCTTCATCCGCCGTCCTTTCCCCTCGTCTTTGGTTTCGCCCGCATCTTAACGGAGTCGCCGGGCTTTGGCAAGGACCACTTGGCAAGGACCACTTGGCGAGCGCTAGGCCGGCCAGACCTTGCGGCCGCCGCCCGGCGGCGTCACCGCGTCGATCTTTCGCATCGCCTCCTCGCCGAGCGGCGGCAGGGAGGCGACCGAGAGGTTCTGCTCGAGCTGCGAGACGTTCTTCGCTCCCGGAATCACCGTCGTCACCGCCGGGTGCGCCAGGACGAACTGAAGGGCCAACTGCGCCATCGTACGTCTGTTCGTGAGCGAGCGCAGGGCTTTCACCTTAGCCAGATCGTCCAGATAAACCTCCCTCTCCTCGGGCACCTCCTGCCAGCGCCTGCGGAAGTCCCCCTCGGGAAAGGCGCTGTCGGCGTCGAATTTATCCGTCAACAGGCCCATCGCCAAGGGTCCCCGCACGATGACGGCGACGCCGTGCTCCTGGCAGTAGGGGAAAATCTCCGCTTCGGGCGTGCGGTTCAAGATGCTGTAGTCGATCTGCAAACTGTCGCAACCACCGTCATGGTTGAAGGCCCCCAGGTAGTCGAAGTCGCTGGTGCTGACGCCGTAGGCGCGCACCTTGCCCTCCTTTTTGAGGCGCGCGAAGCCCTCCAAAAAGACCTCCATCGTCGGCTCGCGAAAGTTGATGTGACTCTGGATGAGGTCCAGGTAATCGGTCCCTAGCCGCCGCAGATTGCTCTCGACGCCGGCGACGAGCCCATCGACCGTGTCGTAGGCACTCCGCCCCCGCGCGCCGTCGAAGCCCGTCCAGCCGATCTTGCTGGCGACGACGAACCTTTCGCGCCGCCCCTTCATCGCCCGGCCCAGGAGTTCCTCGCTGTGGCCCTGGCCGTAGACGTCGGCGGTATCGAAAAAGGTGACGCCGCCCTCCAGCGCCGCCTCGATGGTCTCCAGAGACGCCTTGTCGTCCACCGGCCCCCACTCGTCGCCGCCCGCGGCCCAGAGGCCCAGGCCGAGGCGAGTCACCAGGATGCCGGTCTTGCCCAACGCGCGCGCCTCGAGCTCGCGCCTCGTTTTCTCCGTCGTTTTCTCCGTCGTTTTCTCCGTCGTTTTCTCCGTCATTATGCTCCTCCAACGGCTATTTTGACGCAGCGGAGGGACGCGAAAAAGAGGATAGGCACGGTAAGGTTTGCAACGCTTCGAAGGCCCTTTTCAGGAGAACGCGTAAGGCGTTCCTACAGTGCGCTGGGGGACAGTGTGACTTATGGAGAAAAGTGTGATTTAGTTGTCTCGTGGCGCCCCCCGGCCTACCTCCTGACCGCTCGCCCGCCGCGGCCGATGCCCGGCGCAAATGGTACATCCTGGCTTCGGTCAGCACCGGCGCGTTTCTGGCGACCGTGATGGCGACCAGCATCAACGTTGCCACACCGACCCTGGTGCGCGTCTTCGCGACCGACTTCGCGGTGGTGCAGTGGGTGGTGTTGGCCTATCTGATGGTGAGCACCACGCTGCTCCTCAGCATCGGCCGGCTGGCCGACATGCTCGGCAAAAAGCCGCTCTTCGTCGCCGGCTTCGTCATCTTCACGCTCGGCTCGCTGCTCTGCCCGCTTTCGCCCACGATCTACTGGCTGATCGGCTTCCGGGTGGTGCAGGGGCTCGGAGCGGCGCTGCTCACCGCCTTGTCGCTGGCCATCGTGACCGAAACCTTTCCCGACGAGGAGCGCGGCAAGGCCATCGGCGTGAGCGGCTCGATCTTGTCGAGCGGCATCGTCATCGGCCCGACCTTGGGGGGCTTCCTGGTCGACGCGCTCTCCTGGCAGTGGGTCTTTCTCGTCAACGTGCCCATCGGCGTACTCGGCACCTTGGCGGCCTTGCGCTTCATTCCGGCCTCGCCGGCTAGAGGCGGGCAACGCTTCGACCTTGCGGGCGCGGCGCTGCTCTTCGTCAGTTTGATAGCTGCGCTGCTGGCGCTCACCCTCGGCCAGCAGGAGGGTTTCGGCAGCCCGCGCGTGCTCGGCCTCTTCGCCCTCGGCATCCTCAGCGGCGGGCTCTTCATCGTCACAGAGGCCAAGGTGCCGGAGCCCATGCTCGAGCTGACCCTCTTCAGGAACACGCTCCTCAGCATCGGCCTCGTCACCGGGCTGGCGACCTTCGTGGCGATCTCGGGGACGATCTTCCTGATGCCCTTTTACCTCGAGGGCGTGCTCGGCTACCCGCCCCGGCAGGTCGGGGTGCTCATGGCCATCGTGCCGGTGGTCCTGGTCGTCATCGCGCCCATCTCCGGCGCGCTCTCGGACAGGTTCGGCAGCCGGCTCATCACCGTCCTCGGCCTCGCCCTCATTCTGAGCGGCTACCTCGCCGTCGGCACCCTGGACGAAGAGACCACCGCGCTCGGCTACGTCCTGCGCTTCTTGCCGCTCGGCCTGGGTATGGGCACCTTCCAGGCACCCAACAACTCCGCCATCATGGGCGCGGTGCCCAAGGCGTATCTGGGCGTCGCCGGCGGCCTCCTGACCATGACCCGCACCTTCGGCGCCACCGCGGGCATCGCCGCGCTGGGCGCCCTGTGGGCGACGCGGGTAGCGCTCAGAGCAGCACAAGAGGGCGGGCCGAGCGCCTCGGCCGCGGCCCAGGTCGCCGGCTTGCAGGACATGTTCGTGGCCGTTCAGGTGATGATCCTCTTGGCGCTGCTCTTGAGCCTCTGGGGGCTCCTGGCCGAGCGGCGCACCCCGAGCACAAGCGCCTAGGCGTCACACTTGTCCAGGACCTCTGCCCAGGACCTCGAGGTAGGCCGCCATGAAGCCGGGCAGATCCCGGTAGTGCTGAGCGGTGACGAGATTGCCGTCGGTGACGATGCGGTCCTCGTGGTAGTGGGCGCCGGCGTTCTCGAGGTCGTCGCGGGTGGAGGGGTGGCCGGTGAGGCGGCGGCCCTTTACTACCCGGGCGCTGATCAAGACCCAGCCCGCGTGGCAGATGCTGCCCAGCGGCCGCTTCGCCGCGTCGACGGTGCGCACGATCTCGAGCATCGCCGGATGCCTGCGCATGCGGTCGGGCGCGTAGCCGCCGGGCACGATGAGCCCGGCGAGCTCGTCGGCCTTGACCTCTGCGGCGGCCGCCTCGGCCTCTACCTCGAGCCCCTCTTTCGAACGGTAGGCCTTTACTTCCGGGCCGATGACGAGCGGCTCGAAGCCCGCCTCCTGCACCCGGTAGTAGGGATAGATGAACTCGCGATCGTCGAAGTGGTCTTCGGTGAAGATGCCGATGTGCATGGTGGCCTCCTGAGACCATCCTAAGCCAAGGACGCGCCTCCTCCTCGAGCCGAGCGACAGTGAGCCGAACAACAGTGAGCCGAACAACAGGGTGCGCTGTTGATGAAGCCCCGGCGCTTGTCTTGCCTCACGGGCTCAGGTATCCTCGAGTCGAGACCCTACTCCAGGAGGAAGACCATGCCCAAGCCCCTTGCGCTCCTCGCGGCGCTCACCCTGACCCTCAGCCTCAGCCTCGGCCTCGCCCAGGATCTCGCCCAGGACCTCGGCGGCCGCGTCATCACCATCGGCTCCGACACCACCTATCCGCCCTTCGAGTTCGTCGCCGAGGACGGTTCCACCGTGGGCTTCGACGTGGACGTCATGAACGCCATCTGCGAGCGGGTGAACTGCCTGCCGCAGTTTCAGACGGCGGCCTGGGACGGCATCTTTCCGGCTCTGGCCGCGGGCGAGTTCGACATGGTCGTCTCGGGCGTGACCATCACCGAGGAGCGCGCCCAGATCGTCGAGTTCAGCGAGCCCTACCTCTCCTTTACCCAGGTCGTGGTGGTGCGCGCCGGCCAGAGCGAGATCGACGCCGAGACCTTGCGCACGGGCAACCATACCGTCGCCGCCCAGATCGGCACCACCAACGAGGCGCAGGCCACCGACCTCGCCGGCGAGGCCAACGTGCGCTCCTACGACACCTTCGACCTGGCCTTTTTGGCGCTCTTGAACGGCGACGTCGACGCGGTCATCAGCGACGAGCCCACCGCCGAGGAGTTCGTGCAGCTCTACGCGGGAGAGCTCGAGATCAGCGACCGCGACCTCACCTCCGAGGAGCTCGGCTTCGCCTTCCAGCAGGGCAGCGAGCTCATCGACCCCATCAACGCGGGCCTGGCCATGATCCGTGAGGACGGGACGCTCGACGCCCTCGTCGAACAGTGGTTCAGCGGCGAGGCCGCGGAATAAGCGGCAGGACGAGCTATGATTCCAGTGGCCCCAGGCACGCCTGGGGCTTTTTTCTGCCGGGCCGCGACTGCTAGACTAGAGCGTCCTAACGGACCCGGAGGTGACGTGAAGAAGGCAAGCGCGCTCGGGTCTCAACCCGCACCGCGGCGCAAGCACGGCGACAAGCGCGGAGGCGTCTTCGGCCGCCTGCGCCCCAGCTACCTCATCTTGCTCGTCATCGGCGCCGCCTCCCTCTACCTCTTTCTCACCCAGCCCAGCTACGCCCAGACGCTGCGCTTTTTGCGGCCCGGCGTCCTGATCACGGCCGTCGCCACCCTGTCGGGCTATCTGGGCGCCTCGGTCCTGGGCCTGGTGCTCGCCGCGCTGCTCCTCTTGAGGCTCGGCCGGCGGACCATCCTCACTTTTTCGGTTTTGACGGCGGTTCTGGCGGCCGGAAGCCTCTACTTCTTCAACGCGGCGTCTCAGAGCTACAGCCTCGTCGGCGCCGAGGAGGGCAACCTGGCGGTCGTCGCCGGCACGCCCCGGCGGGCCATCGACGAAGCCCGGGGCACGCCGCCACGGCCCTTTCGCAGCTTCGCCTCGAGCGAGGCGGCCCTGGCGGCCCTGGCCGAGGGCGGCGCGACGGGGGCGCTCGTGCCGGAGGGTGCAGCGCCGGAGGCGCAGGGAGCGACCATCACCCTGCTTTCCGACGCCGACCGTCGCGCCGGCGTGACCCTGGCGGTCCTGGCCGTCTTGCTGCTGCTCCTCACCTTCGGCGCCTGGACGAGCCGCGAGCACCCGCTGGCCATCTTCGCCGAGCTCTACGTGGACCTGGTGAGGGGCATCCCCATGCTGGTCGTGCTCATCTACGTGGGCTTCGTCATCGCGCCGGCCGTGCGCGACGCCAGCGCGGGCGTCGTCAACCTGCCCAACCTGACCCGCGGCATCTTGGGGCTCATGCTCGGCTACGCGGCCTACCTGGCCGAGATCTTTCGCGCCGGCATCGAGGCGGTTCCGAGGGGCCAGAGCGAGGCCGCCCGCAGCCTGGGCCTGACGGGCGCCCAGACCATGCGCTTCGTGATCCTGCCGCAGGCGCTGCGCATCGTCATCCCGCCGCTCGGCAACGAGTTCATCGCCATGCTCAAGGACTCGTCGCTGCTCACCATCCTCTCGGTCACCGAGATAACCCAGCTCGCCCGGCAAAACCAGTCGCGGACGTTTAACACCTTTGAGACCTGGAACACCGCCGCGCTCCTCTACCTGGCCCTGACGCTGGCCGCCTCGAGCCTCTTAGACCGCCTCGAGCGGCGCAGCAAGCGCGCGGAGCGGTAGCTTGTGCCGACGGCGACCATCGACCTCTCCGCGCTCAGCCACAACCTGGGGCGGGTTCGCCAACGCCTCCAGCCCGGGGTCGGCGTCATGGCCGCCGTCAAAGCCGACGCCTACGGCCACGGCAGCGCCGAGGTGGCGCGGCGGCTCGCGGCCGAGGGGGTCGCCTGGCTCGGCGTGGCGACGGCCGAGGAGGCGCTCTCCCTGCGCCGCGCCGGCGTCACGGCGTCCATCCTCGTCTTCAGCCCGGTCTATGAGCGGCTCGAGGCGCTCATAGACCACGGCGTCGCCCTCACGGTGGTGGACGAGAGCAGCCTGGGCAGCGCGGCTGAAGCCGCCGACCGGGCGGACCGGCGGGCAAGCGTCCACATCAAGGTAGATACCGGCATGGGCCGTCTGGGCAAGCCCCCCGGCGACGTTACCGGACTCATCGAGGCCGCCGACCGCGACAAGAGGGTGGAGGTCCAGGGCTTGTGGACGCACTTCGCCTGCGCCGACGACGACAGGCCGGACGTCACGCGCCGGCAGATCGGGGCGTTCAGCGAGCTGGTAGGGGCGCTCGAGCGCCGTGGCCTTGACATCCCCCTCAAGCACGCCGCCAACTCCGCGGCCATCTTCGCCTTTCCCGAGGCGCAGTTCGACCTGGTGCGGCCGGGCATCGCCCTCTACGGTTATCACTCGAGCCCCTTCATCGCCGGGCTCGAGGCCGCGCTCCGTCCCGTCATGACGCTGACGGCGCCCGTCACCTTCGTCAAGAGGGTGAGGGCGGGCGCGGCCATCTCCTACGGCGCGCTCTGGCACGCGCCCCAAGCCACCACCGTCGCCACCGTCCGCATCGGCTACGCCGATGGCTACCCAAGAGCCTTGAGCGGCAAGGCTCGAGTCGGCGTCCACGGCCGTCTCTGCCCGGTCGCGGGCCGGATCTGCATGGACCAGCTCATGGTGGACGTAGGCGACTTAGGCGTGCGGGTAGGCGACCGGGTCACACTCCTGGGCGGGGCGGGGCCGAGCGCCGAGGACCTGGGAGAGCTCGCCGGGACCATCTCCTATGAGCTTCTGACCGGCCTAGGGGCGCGGGTGAGGCGCATCTACCAGCGCGCTTGACCTGCTAGTCCGCGCCCAGCGCGAAGTGCGCGGTGTTCAGGTTCTGGTTGACCTTGATCTCGAGCACGTGCACCTCCTGGACGAGGGTGGCCTCGCCGCCCTCTAAGTGATAGCTCCTGATGAGGAAGGAAAACCAGAAGCCGTTCACCCGGCGCTCGTCCTCGTAGAGCTTGATGTCGGTGGGCGCGCCGCTGTCCGAGACCGCACCCGGTATCACCCGGGCGATGAGGTGGCCGCTCGAGTCGAAGAGATACTTGTCGCTGTCGCCGGGGATGGCGAACTGCTCGCCCTCGACGAGGTCCAGATAGCGCATCCGACCCTCGTAGACGGCCTCCGGCAGGCCTCGAGCGGGCCAGGTGGCGTCGCCCGCCAAGATACCGTCGAAGTGGTGCTCGTCGTCGGCCATTTCGCTTACGCTGCCGGTGACGAGGTCGACGACGCGGGCCGTGCCGTTCACGTAGCTCGTCCTCTTGATCACCCTGCCGCCGGCATAGTCCTCGTTGACGAGGCGGCGGTGCTCGAAGTCGACGAGGCTGCGCCAGTGCATCTCCATGGTGGGATGCTCGCCGTCTTGACCGTAGAAGATATTGCGCTGCTCGCGCTCCAAGTTGCGCATCTCGGTCTCGCTGTAGCGCGCCAGCGCCTGGAGCAAGACGTCCCGACCATCTCCTCCTTGGCCCGCGGCCAGGAGGCCGAAGCTGAGGAGCAGGCTGAAAAATACCCGGTGCATCCTTTAGATTATCCTATCCTAAAGACGAGCGAGACCATACGGGTCACCATAGTCAGACCCCCATAGCCACCGTCATAGCCACCTCATAGCCACCGTGGCTCCAAAAGCTTCAAGGGTCGACGAGGTCAAGGCCGCGCCGTCTACCGCACCCTCATCTTCACCCCCACCATCCTCTCGGTGGTCTTGATCGGCTTCGTGTGGCGGCTCATCTTGAGCCCGCTCTGGGGCATCTCGCAAGACGCGCTCAACATCGTCGGCCTCGAGCACCTGAACAGGCCCTGGCTGGGCCTCGAGAGCACCGCGCTCGTCACGCTGTCGCTGGTGTCGGTCTGGCAGTGGGTGGGCATCCCCATGCTGCTCTTCTTGGCGGCCTTGATCAGCATTCCCGAGGAGGTCGTCGAGGCGGCCAGGGTGGACGGTGCGAACGCCTGGCAGGTCTTTTGGGGGATCAAGTTCCCGCTGATTTTGCCCACGGTGGGCATCGTTGGGGTCTTGACGTTCGTCAGCAACTTCAACGCCTTCGACCTCATCTACACCACCCAGCGCGCGCTGGCCGGACCGAATTTCTCGACCGACATTTTAGGCACGCTCTTTTTCAGGACCTTTTTCGGGGTGCAGCTCCAGCCCGGCAACCCCACCATGGGCGCCACGGTCGCGGGCGTCATGTTCCTGATCATCATGACCGGCGTCCTGCTCTACTTCTTCGGCTGGCAGCGCCGCCTGCAGAGGGTTGAGTACTGAGGTGGGAAGGTCAGGCCAGCGTCTCCAGATCCTGCTCGCCCACCTCCTGCTCTTGGGCTACACGGCCCTGGCGCTCTTCCCGGTGCTGCTCATCGTCATCAACTCCCTCAAGAGCCGCCGGGCCATCTTTGGCAGCCCTTACGCCCTGCCCAACCGTGAGACCTTCGACCCGGTGGGCTACCACACCGTCCTCAGCAACGCCCGCTTCGACCTCTACTTTTTGAACAGCCTGATCGTCACGCTCGGCTCGCTCTTCATCATTCTGCTGGTCTCCTCGATGGCCGCCCACGCGCTGGCCGAGTACGAGTTTTTCGGCAACACCTTCATGTCGCTCTACCTGGCGCTCGGCATCATGATCCCGATTCGCCTGGCCACGGTGAGCCTGCTCAGGCTGATGGTCGATCTCAACCTCGCGGGGACGCTGTGGTCCTTGATCCTGGTCTACGCCGCCCAGGGCATTCCCCTCGCCGTCTTTATCCTGACGCTCTTCATGCAGGGGGTGCCGCGCGACCTCAAGGACGCCGCGCGCATCGACGGCGCCAGCGAGTACCGCATCTACACGCTGGTCCTGCCGCTGATCCGGCCCGCCCTCGGCACCGTCGCGGTCTTCAACATGATCCCCATCTGGAACGACCTGTGGTTCCCGCTCATCTTAGCGCCCGCCGAGAGGACCAAGACCGTCATCCTCGGCGCCCAAGTCTTCCTGGGCCAGTACGTCAACGACTGGAACGCTGTCCTGGCCTCGCTGACCTTGGCGATGGTGCCGGTGGTGGTTCTCTACGTCGTCTTCTCGAGGCAGCTCATCCGCGGGCTGACCTCGGGCGCCGTCAAGTGAGTGGACGGCGTCGGCAGTTCCTACAGCGTGCCGGTTTCAGTGAAGTGGTCTCACGCACGCCTCAACACAACGGGCTGCTCACGCTCCGCCGACTCGTAACAGGCCAGCGCCACCCGCAAGGCTTCATAACCATCACGCCAAGTCACCGCTGGTTCGCACCCTTCACGAATGCTGGCGACGAACTCCTCGAGCATCGCCTGGTTGGCGTCCGAACCCCAATTGAGCCAAGTCGGATTGCGGGGCAGCCTCCCCGAGTAGGCGGTGATGGCCTGGGCAAGAGCGTCCAAGCTCACCGCTCCCCTCTCCCCCACCAGCTCCATCTTGAGATGTCCCCAGCGCGGATAGCTCGTCGGGCGGCTCCAGGAGCAGTCGATGCTGGCAAAGACGCCGTTCTCGAAGGTCAGCGTCACCAGCCCGGCGGTGTCCACGTCCACCTCGCCGGGGCAGAAGGGGTTACCCACCTCGGCGTAGACTTCGGCGACTTCGCAGTTCAAATACCAGCGCAAGAGGTCCACCAGGTGCACGGTGTGGTCCATCACCGCGCCGCCTCCGGCCAGATCCTTCTGGGCGAACCAGGCGCGCTGATGTCGCGGGGTCTCGCTGTGGTTGACCCCGTTCACGCCGTAGAGTTCGCCCAACTCGCCGCGCGCCAGCAACGCCTTGACAATGCGGACGGACGGGTCGAAGCGCATCGGGAAAGCGGTCATGAAGTGCACGCCGTGCCGCCGACAAACCTCACCCATCGCCTCGGCAGCCTCGAGCGTGACCTCGATGGGCTTCTCGCAGAGGACGTGAGCACCCGCCGCTGCCGCCATAGCGACGAGCTCGCGGCGGCGGGCATTCTCCGAGCAGACGATAGCCCCGTCGAGCCCTTCGGCCAGCAGATCCTCGTGCCTCTGGAACCAGCGCACCCCGAACACCTCGGAGAAGTGCCGGCCACGCGCCTGATCGGTGTCGGAAAAACCGATGACCTCCACGCCGGGAACCCTGCCAAGGTTGCCGAGATAGCCCTCGGCGTGGAGGTGGGCAAAGCTCATGATGCCGAGGCGCATCACCGGCCTCCCAGGGTCACGCTGCGCCCGGTCCTCAAGGACTCCCGCGCGGCCAAGGCGAGCTCGAGCGCGGCCAGTGCCTCCTCCGGCGTCACCGCGAAGGGCTTGTCGTGGACAAACGCGTCATGGACGTGCTTGATTTCGGTGGTGTAGGGGTCTTCGGCCAAGGCCGAGAGCGGCAGGCCCACCGCTGCCACCTTGTCGGGGCCGCTCGGCAGCAGGTAGGAGTGGACCGTCTCGGTGCTGTCCGAATCCCACTCGAGCACCCCGTCCGTGCCGGCGAGGTCGAAGCCGGTGCGGAAAACGCCGGGTGGATAGGCCCAGCCACCCTCGACGAGGGCCATCGCGCCGCTCTCGAAGCGCAGGGTGACGAGCGCGTAGTCGCCGGGCGCGTCCGGCCGCAGCGCCCGCACCGACTTGGCGTAGACCCGCTTTGCCCGCCCGGCCAGAGAGAGCGCGTAGTCGAAGTCATGGACCATGAGGTCGAGGAGCATCCCTCCCGAGCGGCTCTCGTCGGCAAACCAACTCGTCTCGCCCTGCCTGGGCGCGTAGGAGACGCGCTTGAGCCTCACCACGCCGAGCGCGCCCACCTGGCCCGCCCGGACCGCCTCGGCGGCGGCGCGGTACTGCGGGAAAAAGCGCAGGACCATGGCGACGAAGAGGCGCACGCCGGCCCTCTCGCAGGCCGCTATCATGGCCCGGCCGTCCCCCAGCGTGAGCGCGATGGGCTTCTCGCAGACGACGTGCCTGCCCGCTTCGGCAGCCTGCAAGGTCATGTCGCGGTGCAGGTCGGTCGGCACACAGAGGTCGATCACGTCCACCTCCGCCAGCAGCTCCTCATAGCCCTCGTAAGCGCGCAGCCCATAGGGCTCCGCCAGCCGCGCCGCTGCCGGAAGATGCTCGGCGACGATGCCGGCCACCTCGGCCCCCGTCTGCCGCCAAGCCGCCAGATGCGCCCGGCCCATCGCCCCCGCTCCGACGATTCCCACTCGCACGACCCCACCACCTCCGCAAGGATGTCTTAACGTCATGTCCTCTTCTACACGGACTCTATCACGCCCGCCTACAGGCATAAACCGCCTGCCGAGACGCCCCTGCGGCAGTGAAAGCGCCGCTCGAGCCCCGTCGCCCGCCAGCCCTCGCCGCCCCGCCGCATCGCCAAACGCCAGTCGCTGCCAGCCACGGCGTCGTCCTTGAAGCCCCACTCGAGGACCACGCCCGCCGCCTCGTCCGCCGCCTCGTCCGCCGCCTCCAGGACGCGCAAGGTGAGCTCCCAGGTGTCGATTCCCAAAGAGGACTCGAGCGCCAGCTCTCGAACCGCTGCCAGGAGCAGCGCGCCGGGACTCGCCCAACCGCCTTCACGAAGCGCTTCGGGCAGTTCCGCCTCCTGCCAGGCGGTGCTGCCGGGCTCGAAGCCGTAGTCGCGAGCAGGCTCGAGCTCAGCCAGGCGCGGCTGCCAGAGGAGTCCGTCCTCTTGCCACCAGGCGCCCGTCGCCAAAGAGTCTCCCTGGCCCGACGCCATAACCAGCGGCGCCCACAAGACAACCAGAAGGACGGCAACCCTCGCCCAACTCGACCCCACCGTCACGGCCTCTCCCCTTTCGCAGCCTCCAGTTCGGCTCCTGCGGCCCCATCCAGCTCGGCCATCCTGCTTCAGCCGTCCACGGTGCTGTTTTCGGGCACCTCTGCGGGGGTCAGGGTGACGGGCGCCACCAGGACCGAGAGGATGCGGCGCTCGTCGGCCTCCTCGACCTCGAAGCGGTAGTCCTCATAGCTGATGGTCTCGCCGGGCTGCGGGATGTAGCCGAAGCGGCTGTAGAGAAAGCCCGCCAGGGTGTCGTACTCGCCCTCGTCGTCAAAGGCGACCTTGAGCTCGCTGCCGACGGTCTCCAGGTGCGTCTGCGAGCGGATGCGGTAGCAGCCGTCCCCCAAGGAGATGATCTCCTCGGCCTCTTCCTCGTCGGTCTCGTCGTAGATCTCGCCGGTTATCTCCTCGATGATGTCCTCCAAGGTGACCAGCCCGGCGGTGCCGCCGAACTCGTCCACCACGATGGCCATGTGATTTTTTCTGAGGCGCATCTCGCGCAGGAGGCTCATCACGTTCATGGTCTCGGGCACGTACTGCGGCGGCGCGGCGAGCTCGGCCACGCGCGTCTCGGTCAGGCTCTCCTTGCGCGTCAAGAAGGCCAAGAGGTCGCGGGCGAAGACGATGCCGCGCACGTCGTCCACGGTGCCCCGGTAGATGGGCACGCGGCTGTAGCCGTGCTCGGTCACCACCGTCAGCAGGTCGCCCAGATTGGCCTCCTCGGAGATCGCCACGATATCGACCCGCGGCACCATGACCTCGCGGACGCTCGTCTCCTCCAAGTCGATCACGCCGCGGATCATCTCCTGCTCCTGCGCCTCGATGACGCCCGACTCCTCGGCGCTCTGCAGCATCAGCCTCAGCTCGTTTTCGGTGATCAAGGGCGAATTGGCGGGCTCCAGACGAAAGAGCCTCAAGAAGCTGCTGGCGATAAAGGTAAAGACCTTGCCGAGCGGGTAGAGCACCACCGAGAGCCCGTAGACGGGCCGGATGACGAAGCGCGCCACCGCTACGGCGTGATGAACCGCGAAGGACTTGGGCGTGATCTCGCCGAAGACGAGCAGCAAAAAGGTCATGATGCCGGTAGCGTAGGCGAGCGCCACCGCCTCGGTGGTGCCGTAGCGTGCGGCGACGCCCAGAGTGATCTGGGTGACGAGCGCGGTCGCGGCGATATTGACCAGATTGTTGCCGATCAGCAAGGTGGTGATAAAGCGGGTGGGGTCCTTCTCGAGCAGCGCGAAGACGCCGCTAGGGTCCTTGCCCTCCTCGCGGATCTGGCGGATCTTCCAGCGGCCGACCGCGGTCAGGGCGGTCTCGGAGCCGGACAAGGTCGCCGACAAGAACAGGAGGACGACGAGCAGGCCTACCTGACCCAAAGAAATTTGCCCGCCCGCGCCGGCGGTTTGGGCCAGACCGAGAGGGAGCAAGCTGAAGAGGCTGATCAGGAGAAGGGGGTAGCGCCACCGTAGACGCGAACTGTGAGGCATCGATAGCGGATTCTAGCACAGTTTGGGGCGGAGTTGAACCGCCCTAATACCCTGCCACCTGTTTCAGGGCTGGTGCGGTTGGACAAGGGCTACCGAGAGCGGGGTCGGCAAAGCCCCATCCCGAGCCTGCTGACGCCCTTCACCGGCCCCGGCGTCCCAGGCATAGACCAGGCATGGAAGGGCGTCGGCTCGAGCGCTGCCAGCTAGCTGATGTCGGCCCGCGGGCTGCTCGTGACCAAGCACTGTGACCAAACACCGTGACCAAGCACCGTGACCAAGCATCATGGTCGAACGCAGTGCTGAAACACCCTGCGCCGCCTCTTGCGCAGGGTGTTCAGGGGTACACGAAATCTCAAGGGGTGTCAGCGAAGGGAGCGCGTCCGCATCAACCGACACCGTAGAGCATGCGCGCCCAAGCCATGAGGGC
The sequence above is a segment of the Deinococcota bacterium genome. Coding sequences within it:
- the alr gene encoding alanine racemase, which codes for MPTATIDLSALSHNLGRVRQRLQPGVGVMAAVKADAYGHGSAEVARRLAAEGVAWLGVATAEEALSLRRAGVTASILVFSPVYERLEALIDHGVALTVVDESSLGSAAEAADRADRRASVHIKVDTGMGRLGKPPGDVTGLIEAADRDKRVEVQGLWTHFACADDDRPDVTRRQIGAFSELVGALERRGLDIPLKHAANSAAIFAFPEAQFDLVRPGIALYGYHSSPFIAGLEAALRPVMTLTAPVTFVKRVRAGAAISYGALWHAPQATTVATVRIGYADGYPRALSGKARVGVHGRLCPVAGRICMDQLMVDVGDLGVRVGDRVTLLGGAGPSAEDLGELAGTISYELLTGLGARVRRIYQRA
- a CDS encoding carbohydrate ABC transporter permease; the encoded protein is MGRSGQRLQILLAHLLLLGYTALALFPVLLIVINSLKSRRAIFGSPYALPNRETFDPVGYHTVLSNARFDLYFLNSLIVTLGSLFIILLVSSMAAHALAEYEFFGNTFMSLYLALGIMIPIRLATVSLLRLMVDLNLAGTLWSLILVYAAQGIPLAVFILTLFMQGVPRDLKDAARIDGASEYRIYTLVLPLIRPALGTVAVFNMIPIWNDLWFPLILAPAERTKTVILGAQVFLGQYVNDWNAVLASLTLAMVPVVVLYVVFSRQLIRGLTSGAVK
- a CDS encoding Gfo/Idh/MocA family oxidoreductase, yielding MRLGIMSFAHLHAEGYLGNLGRVPGVEVIGFSDTDQARGRHFSEVFGVRWFQRHEDLLAEGLDGAIVCSENARRRELVAMAAAAGAHVLCEKPIEVTLEAAEAMGEVCRRHGVHFMTAFPMRFDPSVRIVKALLARGELGELYGVNGVNHSETPRHQRAWFAQKDLAGGGAVMDHTVHLVDLLRWYLNCEVAEVYAEVGNPFCPGEVDVDTAGLVTLTFENGVFASIDCSWSRPTSYPRWGHLKMELVGERGAVSLDALAQAITAYSGRLPRNPTWLNWGSDANQAMLEEFVASIREGCEPAVTWRDGYEALRVALACYESAEREQPVVLRRA
- a CDS encoding Gfo/Idh/MocA family oxidoreductase, coding for MRVGIVGAGAMGRAHLAAWRQTGAEVAGIVAEHLPAAARLAEPYGLRAYEGYEELLAEVDVIDLCVPTDLHRDMTLQAAEAGRHVVCEKPIALTLGDGRAMIAACERAGVRLFVAMVLRFFPQYRAAAEAVRAGQVGALGVVRLKRVSYAPRQGETSWFADESRSGGMLLDLMVHDFDYALSLAGRAKRVYAKSVRALRPDAPGDYALVTLRFESGAMALVEGGWAYPPGVFRTGFDLAGTDGVLEWDSDSTETVHSYLLPSGPDKVAAVGLPLSALAEDPYTTEIKHVHDAFVHDKPFAVTPEEALAALELALAARESLRTGRSVTLGGR
- a CDS encoding hemolysin family protein, which codes for MLPLGLAQTAGAGGQISLGQVGLLVVLLFLSATLSGSETALTAVGRWKIRQIREEGKDPSGVFALLEKDPTRFITTLLIGNNLVNIAATALVTQITLGVAARYGTTEAVALAYATGIMTFLLLVFGEITPKSFAVHHAVAVARFVIRPVYGLSVVLYPLGKVFTFIASSFLRLFRLEPANSPLITENELRLMLQSAEESGVIEAQEQEMIRGVIDLEETSVREVMVPRVDIVAISEEANLGDLLTVVTEHGYSRVPIYRGTVDDVRGIVFARDLLAFLTRKESLTETRVAELAAPPQYVPETMNVMSLLREMRLRKNHMAIVVDEFGGTAGLVTLEDIIEEITGEIYDETDEEEAEEIISLGDGCYRIRSQTHLETVGSELKVAFDDEGEYDTLAGFLYSRFGYIPQPGETISYEDYRFEVEEADERRILSVLVAPVTLTPAEVPENSTVDG